A single region of the Bacteroides luhongzhouii genome encodes:
- a CDS encoding hybrid sensor histidine kinase/response regulator transcription factor produces MKNNTLLTGFLLLFFLTLTNAQAQLRHTEFLNIGVENGLSHSSVTSIAQDSIGFIWVGTKHGLNRYDGTNFKVYSQHEPYQIGNDISVLNIDSRNRLWVGTNGDGLFLYNPLNDTFLPISLDSSPGRSNHYMEIHALLEDKDGIMWIATEKGIYSYDASGKSRHYQLKEDKSDSSNKNDIRAMLEAPADRIWIGTFGSGLYLFDKKSGEFTHFDTKPFDGLKDNTDYINALFTDEKGNLLVGTNGQGLKYFDFQQNRISNYLAGTPYDDLLIVRCIWQDKLDNLWIGTDGLGILHITRKPGQPLAIKNYQNNHNVHNSLSSNTINVFFEDRQANLWIGSAKKGINLIKKETTNIEQYYSDGKGEYKIPVLSVFHDKHGLWLGTDGEGLTLLKPQHEKSPYEISRFFCKATNNGYVGDFIQCIKPANDGSFWIAIYAQGLHRFYPEMQNTRDETGKSIPRHFISHNNVQDILVLPSGDLWIATWGGGLVYFDTKVQMSWPYKHEPGNPTSLGGDNVLALSPDSDGCLWLATYGDGLSMYNPVTKKFKNYKAEDYPGLASNYIFALLRGDDNCLWLATKEGPVRFNPKTSEFATIPMNGADMQRRSIVSLLKDKDGNIWAGTQKGIMRIQKDNNQISFIPGLYDNFCLKSAFKDEDGKLYFGSNERVVAFYPSQIQFETPVPAMCLTGFKLFSKPVAINAQSVLKQQICFEKKIVLKHNQSVFSIEYAALDYSFSKNINYEFKLAGRDEDWQSVGTQNTVTFTNLPSGKYTFMVRPVGEPSYQQATPAQIEIQVLPPFWLTWWAYLIYFALIIITLYLFRRYTLKWSEIKNELKLEKFKREQEEHIYELKQHFFTNISHDIRTPLTLIAGSINKLFNRENMDATEQKYLKLIRTNTNRLLNLTGELLNFRKLETGNVTLRVSKENLVEFVQEIYISYTQFAINKHIEYKFEYSQPEISVWIDKVQFERAVCNLISNAFKYTPEKGEISVKVNYANDGETTVSVADTGEGIEAGEISHIFNRFYQVDKQAEGNGFGVGLAITREIVLLHGGNIQVKSARGKGSEFTIHLQPGKEHLKNAEFISSPSKASILSEYFTDDEVKVSPDRLPEQDLKEFSVLLIEDNPDIRTYLTDLLSPQYSIYEASNGQEGFERALELVPDIIISDIMMPVMDGITFCRKLKSDMRISHIPVILLTARTLVNSIIEGFETGADEYLTKPFNERILLTRVNNLLQNRKRIREQISKEAIINPQEISLTSQDSIFLSKLVSYIEEHIEEPELNIAQMASTMAMSHSNLYKKIKALTGMTVIGFIKDFRLKRAAQLLVQNQLNITEIAYMVGYSERRYFSDDFKKRFGQSPKEYMEKHKKPEL; encoded by the coding sequence ATGAAAAACAACACACTGCTTACAGGATTCCTGCTCCTGTTCTTCCTTACACTGACAAACGCCCAAGCGCAACTCCGGCATACCGAGTTTCTAAACATAGGTGTCGAGAACGGTCTTTCGCACAGCAGTGTCACCAGCATTGCCCAGGACAGCATCGGATTTATCTGGGTGGGAACCAAGCACGGATTAAACAGGTATGACGGAACCAACTTCAAAGTCTACTCCCAACACGAACCTTATCAAATAGGAAACGATATTTCCGTTCTGAACATTGACAGCCGGAACCGTCTTTGGGTAGGAACCAACGGCGACGGTCTTTTCCTATATAATCCTCTCAACGATACCTTCCTGCCTATATCCCTGGACTCCTCTCCCGGTAGAAGCAATCACTACATGGAAATCCACGCACTGTTGGAAGATAAGGACGGGATTATGTGGATTGCTACCGAAAAGGGAATTTACTCGTATGATGCATCAGGTAAATCCAGGCATTACCAACTGAAAGAGGACAAATCCGATTCATCAAACAAGAATGATATCAGAGCCATGCTCGAAGCACCTGCCGACCGGATTTGGATTGGCACATTCGGCTCGGGGCTTTATCTTTTCGATAAGAAATCAGGTGAGTTCACGCATTTCGACACAAAGCCATTCGACGGATTAAAGGACAATACCGATTATATCAATGCATTATTTACGGACGAGAAAGGGAACTTACTTGTCGGAACTAACGGGCAGGGACTGAAATATTTCGATTTCCAACAAAATAGAATTTCAAACTACCTGGCAGGTACTCCGTATGACGACCTGCTCATCGTCAGATGCATCTGGCAGGACAAGCTCGACAACCTGTGGATAGGCACGGACGGGCTAGGCATACTGCACATCACAAGAAAGCCCGGTCAACCGCTCGCAATTAAAAACTATCAAAACAACCACAACGTACATAATTCTCTTTCCTCAAATACAATTAATGTATTTTTCGAGGACCGGCAAGCTAATCTATGGATAGGCAGCGCGAAAAAAGGTATCAACCTGATAAAAAAGGAAACTACAAATATCGAGCAGTATTATAGCGACGGCAAAGGGGAATACAAGATACCTGTCCTTTCTGTTTTTCACGACAAGCATGGGCTCTGGCTGGGAACTGACGGGGAAGGACTGACTTTATTGAAGCCTCAACATGAGAAATCCCCTTACGAGATTTCCCGTTTTTTCTGTAAAGCGACCAACAACGGATATGTAGGCGATTTTATCCAATGTATCAAACCTGCCAATGACGGAAGTTTCTGGATAGCCATTTATGCCCAGGGACTGCACCGTTTCTATCCTGAGATGCAAAATACCCGCGATGAAACGGGGAAATCCATTCCCCGGCATTTTATTTCCCATAATAACGTCCAGGACATTCTGGTCTTGCCTTCCGGAGATTTATGGATAGCGACTTGGGGCGGCGGACTTGTCTATTTCGACACCAAGGTTCAAATGAGCTGGCCATATAAGCACGAACCGGGAAATCCGACATCACTCGGCGGGGACAATGTGCTGGCACTAAGTCCCGATAGTGACGGGTGTCTATGGTTGGCAACTTACGGTGACGGGCTGTCAATGTATAATCCGGTCACCAAGAAATTCAAGAATTACAAAGCTGAAGATTATCCCGGACTAGCCAGCAACTACATTTTCGCCTTACTGCGTGGAGACGACAACTGTCTATGGCTGGCTACGAAAGAGGGACCTGTCCGTTTCAATCCCAAGACTTCGGAGTTTGCAACGATTCCGATGAATGGAGCCGACATGCAACGCCGGAGCATCGTAAGCCTGCTGAAAGACAAAGACGGAAACATTTGGGCAGGTACCCAGAAAGGAATCATGCGTATTCAAAAGGATAATAACCAGATAAGTTTTATCCCCGGTCTTTATGATAACTTTTGTCTCAAATCTGCCTTTAAAGATGAAGACGGGAAACTGTACTTCGGTAGCAACGAACGGGTAGTAGCTTTTTATCCTTCCCAAATACAATTTGAAACGCCTGTTCCCGCAATGTGTCTCACCGGCTTCAAACTGTTCAGCAAGCCTGTAGCCATAAATGCCCAAAGTGTGCTGAAACAACAGATATGTTTTGAGAAGAAAATAGTTCTCAAACACAACCAGAGCGTATTTTCCATAGAATATGCCGCTTTGGACTATTCTTTCTCTAAGAATATAAACTATGAGTTCAAGTTGGCCGGCAGGGATGAGGACTGGCAAAGCGTGGGTACTCAGAATACAGTTACTTTCACTAATCTTCCGTCCGGCAAATATACCTTTATGGTACGTCCCGTCGGTGAGCCTTCTTATCAACAGGCAACACCCGCACAAATTGAAATCCAGGTGCTCCCCCCCTTCTGGCTTACCTGGTGGGCTTATCTTATCTATTTTGCTCTTATCATAATCACCCTGTATCTATTCCGTAGATATACCTTAAAATGGTCGGAAATCAAAAATGAATTGAAACTTGAGAAATTCAAGCGTGAACAGGAAGAACATATCTACGAACTGAAACAGCATTTTTTCACGAATATCTCACATGATATCCGAACGCCGCTCACTTTGATTGCAGGCTCTATCAACAAACTTTTCAACAGAGAAAACATGGATGCAACCGAACAGAAATACCTGAAACTGATAAGAACCAATACCAACCGTCTACTGAACCTCACCGGAGAATTACTGAATTTCAGAAAACTGGAAACGGGAAACGTCACCCTTCGGGTATCCAAGGAAAATCTGGTTGAGTTTGTGCAAGAAATCTACATCAGTTATACCCAGTTTGCCATCAACAAGCATATTGAGTATAAATTCGAATATTCACAACCGGAAATCAGCGTTTGGATAGATAAAGTGCAATTTGAGAGAGCCGTTTGCAACCTCATCTCCAACGCGTTCAAATACACTCCCGAAAAAGGAGAAATTTCAGTGAAAGTCAATTATGCCAATGACGGGGAAACGACCGTTTCAGTCGCCGACACAGGAGAAGGGATCGAAGCCGGGGAAATCAGCCATATCTTCAATCGTTTCTATCAGGTGGACAAGCAGGCTGAAGGCAACGGTTTCGGTGTAGGGTTAGCCATTACACGTGAAATCGTACTGTTGCATGGCGGAAATATCCAGGTGAAAAGCGCCAGAGGGAAAGGTTCTGAATTTACCATTCATCTCCAACCGGGAAAAGAACATTTAAAGAACGCTGAGTTTATATCGTCTCCTTCAAAAGCCAGTATTCTGTCGGAGTATTTCACGGATGACGAGGTAAAAGTATCTCCCGACCGCCTACCGGAACAGGATTTAAAAGAGTTCTCCGTATTACTGATTGAAGACAATCCCGACATCAGAACTTATCTGACCGACCTGCTATCGCCACAATATTCGATATACGAGGCTTCAAACGGGCAGGAAGGCTTCGAAAGGGCTTTGGAACTCGTTCCCGACATTATTATAAGTGACATTATGATGCCCGTCATGGACGGCATCACTTTCTGCCGAAAACTAAAAAGTGACATGAGAATCAGTCATATTCCTGTTATTTTATTAACAGCCAGAACTTTGGTCAATTCTATTATCGAGGGATTTGAAACCGGAGCCGATGAATATCTGACCAAGCCATTCAACGAACGTATCCTGTTGACCAGAGTCAACAACTTATTGCAAAACAGGAAAAGAATCAGGGAACAAATTAGTAAGGAAGCGATCATCAATCCGCAGGAGATAAGCCTGACGTCACAGGACAGTATCTTTCTTTCCAAGTTAGTCAGCTATATTGAAGAACATATTGAAGAACCTGAACTAAATATCGCTCAAATGGCAAGTACGATGGCAATGAGCCATTCCAACCTGTATAAAAAGATAAAAGCGCTCACAGGCATGACAGTTATTGGATTCATAAAGGATTTCCGATTGAAAAGAGCCGCACAACTGCTTGTCCAAAACCAACTGAATATTACCGAAATCGCTTATATGGTAGGTTATTCGGAACGACGCTATTTCAGCGATGATTTCAAAAAGAGGTTTGGGCAGAGTCCTAAAGAGTATATGGAGAAACATAAAAAACCGGAACTATAA
- a CDS encoding HU family DNA-binding protein has protein sequence MALKYVVKKTTFGFDKEKAEKYVARPFNVVTVDFKMLCDQVTKVGFVPRGTVKSVLDGLIDSLITYMEIGASVSLGEFGTFRPSFGCKSQDDEKEVTTDALKNRKIIFTPGSMFKGMIKSVSIQKLDSSKSNSSGTPGNGNGGNGEGGNEGGGEAPDPAA, from the coding sequence ATGGCACTGAAATATGTAGTCAAGAAAACAACCTTTGGCTTTGATAAGGAAAAAGCTGAAAAATATGTAGCAAGACCATTCAACGTAGTTACTGTTGATTTTAAAATGCTATGCGATCAGGTAACAAAAGTAGGATTCGTTCCACGCGGTACTGTAAAATCAGTACTCGACGGATTGATAGATTCGTTGATAACCTATATGGAAATCGGGGCTTCAGTAAGCCTTGGAGAATTCGGAACATTTCGTCCTTCTTTCGGGTGTAAAAGTCAGGATGATGAAAAGGAAGTGACTACGGACGCTCTAAAGAATCGTAAAATAATTTTCACTCCTGGAAGTATGTTTAAAGGCATGATAAAGTCAGTAAGTATCCAGAAATTGGATAGTTCTAAAAGCAATAGTTCCGGTACGCCTGGCAATGGAAATGGAGGCAACGGAGAAGGTGGAAACGAAGGCGGTGGTGAAGCACCGGATCCGGCAGCATAA
- the rbsK gene encoding ribokinase, with protein METVSIHKPKVVVIGSCNTDMVVKANRLPVPGETVLGGTFYMNPGGKGANQAIAASRLGAEVTFISKIGYDLFGLQALEIYKSEKINTEFIFTDQKSPSGVALISVDSFGENSIIVAPGASRSLSIEDINKAEEKIREADIILMQLEVPIETAEYAATIANKYNKKVILNPAPASTLSNAFLRNIHTILPNRIEAEMLSGIKVMDIESAHRAAKTIGDKGIENVVITLGKDGAYVKEKDKYAMIPAKQVETIDTTGAGDVFCGAFSVCLSEKHSLTAAVEFANAAAAIAVTRIGAQSAIPYKMEVTL; from the coding sequence ATGGAAACTGTATCTATTCATAAACCCAAAGTAGTAGTGATTGGAAGTTGCAACACTGACATGGTTGTAAAAGCCAACAGACTACCAGTACCAGGCGAAACCGTCTTAGGCGGAACATTTTATATGAACCCCGGCGGCAAAGGAGCCAACCAAGCTATCGCTGCATCCCGACTAGGAGCAGAAGTTACTTTCATCTCCAAAATCGGATATGACTTATTCGGATTACAAGCTTTGGAAATATATAAATCAGAAAAGATAAACACTGAATTTATCTTCACTGATCAAAAGAGCCCATCAGGCGTAGCACTTATTTCTGTTGATTCTTTCGGAGAAAACAGTATTATCGTTGCACCAGGTGCAAGCCGTTCTCTCTCAATAGAGGACATCAATAAAGCGGAAGAGAAAATCAGGGAAGCGGATATCATACTTATGCAACTTGAAGTTCCGATAGAAACTGCAGAGTATGCAGCTACTATCGCCAATAAGTACAACAAAAAGGTAATACTCAATCCTGCGCCTGCATCTACCTTGAGCAACGCATTTCTTAGAAACATACACACCATACTTCCTAACCGGATTGAAGCCGAAATGCTATCCGGAATTAAGGTCATGGATATAGAAAGCGCCCATCGAGCCGCCAAAACGATAGGGGACAAAGGTATAGAAAATGTTGTCATCACATTAGGTAAAGATGGTGCTTATGTAAAGGAAAAAGATAAATATGCAATGATTCCCGCCAAACAAGTAGAGACAATAGACACTACCGGAGCCGGAGATGTATTCTGCGGTGCATTTAGTGTTTGTCTATCCGAAAAGCATTCATTGACAGCAGCTGTCGAATTTGCCAACGCAGCAGCGGCAATTGCCGTTACCCGTATTGGTGCCCAGAGTGCCATCCCTTATAAAATGGAAGTTACTTTATAA
- the rbsK gene encoding ribokinase codes for MKVVVIGSSNIDMVAQVNHLPAPGETVGDASFMQSLGGKGANQAVAAARLGGSVIFVTSLGNDMYADILKKNFEKEGITTDYIINDNQHPTGTALIFVADSGENCIAVAPGANYSLSPESINHFSKVIDETEIVVMQAEIPYNTIKSIALLAQQKGKKVLFNPAPACLIDAELMKAIDILVVNEVEAAFVSGIKHTGDNLEEIAEALITAGAQNVVITLGSHGVYMKNAYTSGRLPSYKVNAIDTIAAGDTFCGALAVMCAQKEIDIEALKFANAAAAIAVTRSGAQPSIPTLEEVNHFILKNELPYRSTFKFNEHENLLEPTIHSIR; via the coding sequence ATGAAAGTAGTAGTTATTGGAAGCTCAAACATCGACATGGTTGCCCAAGTCAACCATTTACCGGCACCCGGCGAAACTGTCGGCGATGCCTCTTTTATGCAATCCCTTGGAGGAAAAGGAGCAAACCAGGCCGTGGCTGCAGCGCGACTGGGAGGTTCCGTCATTTTTGTCACTTCATTAGGGAATGATATGTATGCCGATATACTCAAAAAGAATTTTGAAAAAGAAGGAATCACTACGGATTACATCATTAATGATAACCAGCATCCTACAGGAACAGCATTAATCTTTGTAGCAGATAGTGGGGAAAATTGTATAGCCGTAGCTCCGGGAGCAAACTACTCTTTATCTCCCGAATCAATCAATCACTTTTCCAAAGTAATTGATGAGACGGAAATAGTAGTAATGCAAGCCGAGATTCCTTACAATACAATTAAGAGTATTGCCCTATTAGCACAACAAAAAGGTAAAAAGGTTTTGTTTAATCCCGCACCTGCCTGTCTGATTGATGCAGAGCTGATGAAAGCTATTGATATTTTGGTAGTCAACGAAGTAGAAGCAGCTTTTGTATCAGGTATCAAACATACAGGAGACAATCTGGAAGAAATTGCCGAAGCATTGATTACGGCAGGTGCACAAAATGTTGTGATAACACTGGGAAGCCATGGCGTATATATGAAAAACGCTTATACAAGCGGCAGGCTTCCCAGTTACAAAGTGAATGCTATTGACACAATTGCGGCAGGCGATACATTCTGTGGTGCTTTGGCTGTAATGTGCGCTCAAAAAGAGATAGATATTGAAGCCCTCAAATTTGCTAATGCAGCGGCGGCAATTGCCGTCACTCGTTCAGGGGCTCAACCATCCATCCCTACTCTCGAAGAAGTAAACCACTTCATCTTAAAAAACGAATTACCTTATCGCTCAACTTTTAAATTTAATGAACATGAAAACCTACTCGAACCGACGATTCATTCTATCAGGTAG
- a CDS encoding SusC/RagA family TonB-linked outer membrane protein: MNIHAQNTVSGTVRDGNGEPLLGVSVIVKHGKTTTGTVTDLNGHYQVKAEPSATIEFSFIGFKSVTVPANQKMINVTLHDDNQLLDEVVVVGYGTQKKVNLTGAVSQVTAEILENRSTSSVTQMLQGAMPNVNIQVNTGSPGAGGTISIRGMGSVNSSSPLILVDGIPGSIDQLNPNDIESISVLKDASSAAIYGARAAFGVVLVTTKKAKSGKAKVSYDGYFSWSKPTVSTDFVTSGYDHAYIYDTSYMGQKGFMGAATGYTEEDYKELEARRYDTTEHPDRPWVVTTTESDGRQKYNYYANFDWWNWMYKERMPSQSHNVSISGGTDKIQYYVSANFYSKDGMMKRVDEKYTQYTLTSKFNAEIKSWLRIGNQTNYFDSSHTYPGENAANAAFARTMINCAPYYVPIGPDGNYTGLMKNGKVINEGRVADIYGGVSKGNVGKRRFRNTFSVEITPIKNLSINADYTFGFTMDDNWKRQGLVYISNGYANETQLSTTSTHKKDYIQKSMSYDPSHVFNAYATYGNTFAKVHNVSATIGMNYEKQQTHDLLGYRTDVLSETLNDLNLATGTGASDLKATGGASAYELFGLFFRANYNYKERYLLEVNGRYDGSSRFLSGNRYGFFPSVSAGWRISEEQFMKDLNIFDNLKIRASYGVLGNQLGVSMYPYSTITQKQSSYIVGNSLAYYLTTPAPVAGDYTWEKVGTLNMGIDISVLNNRLNFSGDYFIRKTSDMFVDGITLPAVYGANPPRQNAGEMKTKGYEITVTWRDNFKLAGKPLNYEVFGSLGDATSEITKYQGNDTNILTDYYVGKKIGEIWGYKTGGLFQSDEEATEWTSKIDQSAVNRDILKSQGKWSVARGGDVKFLDKDGNNIINNGANTLDDHGDLEVIGNETPRYNYGFGANINWYGFDFSISFQGIGKRDLYPNKEMEKFWGSWGRVNSAFLPKGIAEQAWSEENKGAYFPRLERGSAAYNDDGQMQVVNDRYLQNLAYLRLKNLSIGYTLPSKLTTKAGIERLRIYFAGENLCYWSPFKTDYIDPEQAMSANDARIYPFSKTVSIGVNLTF; the protein is encoded by the coding sequence ATGAATATACATGCGCAAAACACTGTATCAGGTACTGTTAGAGATGGTAATGGGGAACCCCTACTCGGAGTTTCCGTTATCGTTAAACATGGAAAAACAACTACGGGAACCGTCACAGACCTAAATGGACATTATCAAGTGAAAGCAGAACCGAGCGCTACTATTGAGTTTAGCTTTATTGGATTCAAATCAGTAACAGTACCGGCCAATCAGAAAATGATTAATGTGACCCTACATGACGATAATCAATTGCTGGATGAGGTAGTCGTTGTCGGCTATGGAACTCAAAAGAAGGTTAATTTGACAGGAGCCGTTAGTCAGGTCACAGCCGAAATACTGGAAAACCGCTCCACATCTTCCGTTACGCAAATGTTGCAAGGAGCTATGCCAAACGTCAACATTCAGGTAAATACCGGTAGCCCCGGAGCAGGCGGAACAATCTCCATTCGTGGAATGGGTTCCGTGAATTCCAGTTCTCCTCTTATTCTGGTAGACGGTATTCCCGGTAGTATAGATCAACTGAATCCGAATGATATAGAATCTATCTCCGTTCTTAAAGACGCTTCTTCAGCAGCCATTTATGGTGCGCGTGCAGCATTCGGCGTAGTCTTAGTTACCACTAAGAAAGCAAAATCCGGAAAAGCAAAAGTTTCTTATGATGGTTATTTCTCTTGGTCGAAGCCGACAGTCTCCACCGACTTTGTTACTTCGGGATATGACCACGCTTATATTTACGATACTTCATACATGGGACAAAAGGGGTTCATGGGAGCTGCTACCGGATATACAGAAGAAGATTATAAAGAGCTGGAAGCACGTCGGTATGATACAACAGAGCATCCGGATCGTCCCTGGGTAGTTACAACAACAGAAAGTGATGGCAGACAAAAATACAACTACTATGCCAATTTCGACTGGTGGAACTGGATGTATAAAGAAAGAATGCCATCCCAATCTCACAATGTCAGCATCTCCGGGGGCACCGACAAAATCCAATATTATGTATCCGCAAATTTCTATTCAAAGGATGGTATGATGAAACGGGTGGACGAGAAATATACGCAATATACTTTAACTTCGAAATTCAATGCAGAAATCAAATCATGGCTGAGAATTGGAAACCAGACGAACTATTTTGACAGCTCGCACACTTATCCTGGTGAAAATGCTGCCAATGCAGCTTTTGCCAGAACCATGATCAACTGTGCACCTTACTATGTACCCATCGGACCGGATGGCAACTATACCGGTTTGATGAAAAATGGAAAAGTCATCAACGAAGGACGTGTAGCAGATATATATGGAGGCGTCTCCAAAGGGAATGTAGGAAAAAGACGTTTCCGAAATACATTCTCTGTTGAAATTACTCCCATCAAGAATTTATCCATAAACGCTGATTATACATTCGGATTCACGATGGATGATAACTGGAAACGCCAGGGATTAGTATATATCTCTAACGGGTATGCCAACGAAACGCAGTTGAGCACCACTTCCACTCACAAAAAAGACTATATACAGAAATCAATGTCTTATGACCCTTCACATGTATTCAATGCATACGCTACCTACGGTAACACTTTTGCAAAAGTTCATAACGTATCGGCAACAATAGGTATGAACTACGAAAAACAGCAAACACACGATTTACTTGGCTACCGGACAGATGTATTATCTGAAACATTGAATGATTTGAATCTGGCAACAGGAACAGGCGCATCAGACCTCAAAGCTACAGGAGGTGCATCCGCTTACGAACTATTCGGCCTTTTTTTCAGAGCCAATTATAATTATAAGGAACGCTATTTATTAGAAGTAAACGGAAGATATGACGGTTCTTCCAGATTCCTCTCCGGAAACAGATATGGTTTCTTTCCCTCCGTATCTGCAGGATGGAGAATAAGCGAAGAGCAATTTATGAAAGACCTAAACATCTTCGATAACCTGAAGATAAGAGCTTCATATGGTGTCCTCGGTAATCAATTGGGAGTAAGCATGTATCCCTATTCTACAATTACCCAAAAACAGTCTTCTTATATTGTTGGTAATTCACTTGCCTATTACTTGACTACCCCCGCTCCCGTAGCAGGTGACTACACGTGGGAAAAAGTAGGCACCCTTAACATGGGTATAGATATCAGCGTATTGAATAACAGATTAAACTTCAGCGGAGACTATTTTATCAGAAAAACATCAGATATGTTCGTTGACGGTATTACACTTCCTGCTGTTTATGGCGCGAATCCTCCCCGACAAAATGCCGGAGAAATGAAAACAAAAGGGTATGAAATAACCGTAACCTGGCGTGACAATTTCAAATTGGCTGGAAAACCACTGAATTATGAGGTTTTCGGTTCTTTGGGTGATGCTACCTCTGAAATTACTAAATATCAAGGAAATGACACGAATATCTTAACTGATTATTACGTAGGAAAGAAAATCGGAGAAATTTGGGGTTATAAAACCGGTGGATTATTCCAATCGGATGAAGAAGCAACTGAATGGACAAGTAAGATAGACCAGTCGGCAGTAAACAGGGATATTTTAAAGAGCCAGGGAAAATGGTCTGTTGCTCGTGGAGGAGACGTAAAATTCCTCGACAAGGATGGTAATAATATTATCAACAATGGAGCAAATACACTTGACGATCATGGCGACCTTGAAGTTATCGGCAATGAAACACCACGTTATAATTATGGGTTTGGAGCAAATATCAACTGGTATGGGTTTGACTTTTCTATCTCATTCCAGGGTATTGGAAAAAGAGATTTGTATCCGAACAAAGAAATGGAAAAATTCTGGGGTTCATGGGGGCGTGTCAACAGCGCTTTCCTTCCCAAGGGAATTGCCGAACAAGCATGGTCGGAAGAAAACAAAGGTGCATACTTCCCTCGCCTCGAACGTGGTAGTGCAGCATACAATGATGATGGACAGATGCAAGTTGTCAACGATAGATACTTACAAAATCTGGCATATCTGCGTTTGAAAAATCTCTCGATAGGTTATACACTGCCGAGTAAACTTACAACTAAAGCAGGAATCGAACGATTAAGAATCTATTTCGCTGGTGAAAACCTATGTTATTGGTCACCTTTCAAGACTGACTATATAGATCCAGAACAAGCGATGTCTGCCAACGATGCACGTATTTATCCGTTCTCTAAAACGGTGTCCATTGGTGTAAACCTGACATTCTAA